atttaagtatggcatgcatagcaatataccttttttgtgtaaatgatcttgtggtatggtgatggaatggttgaggaaatgcttgataatgataaattatgaaaatggttagtttagattatgtttaatgttaaggaaaattaataagatacttagtgtataaaaactcatcaaaagggatgaaatttgccataaacaggatactgcagcaacactgacgtgagtttgaaaatttactaaaaatcatagaaattgaatttggtgatggaatatatatcaaattgaagcttattatgtctagtttcatatgaaacaaatgaaacaagtaaaggaatcatatattagaagatatttgaatttttgtgaaacagggtcatagcagtttctgaatcccctgttccaactttagaaattcaccataaattgtaaggaTAAAATTATgtagtttattttatattctcagaatccttattgagtctagtttcagtagaaataaacctcatagtcatatggattttttacagagagaaatatggttcgtagtaaacagaggtcagaccagtcaagtcctgaaacaggggtaactttaactaataaactgtactaattggtccaaccaaaaattctagaaaaaaattagtagataggtatatgagtctagatttaggggaaatttacggatcttgatttctagtttcgtaactcgagatatgatttttcttgtgactgtgatgcaagtagcttaaaagctgtgaatgtagaaataaataatccaaagttctaaatatgttaaattaagcttagtaacacctcatacttgactccgacgacggtctcgggcgtgggggcgttacactacCACCTGTCCCAAGCTATTAGAAACACATTAGGATCTGTTTgtaaagttaataaaaatttggGGAcctttattcaaaattttaacttttgattttttttttctattcttcttgtatttttttttaaaaaaagcataTGGTAAAATGttttatacataataataaaaagaaaaaaacctaaaTGAGTGAAAAGTCCAAAATGTACTAAAAAGGAGAAAAATTGGCCAAATCAAATATAGCTTAGTCCAATCAactcaaaattatatcaaattagtaAGTTTATGATTTCATATTTTTTCAACATATAACTCTAAGTTAGTGAATTGTTGGACTTTTAAGCTCAACAATTAAAATCGAATTTATCACAAAATAATTAGATGTATGTTACATAAGAAACTAGTTAAGCATGTAAAACACAATTAGTTAATACTTACTAATTATAATGTAAAACACTTGAATTATTACTTACAATTATTGTAGGCTCCATTTTGTGAACTCTTTCTTGGATTGTTCCGGAAGAGAACATCTATGATCCCCCAATTTCCACACCTACGGGCTTTCATTTGGAAACAAAGGAAATGTATGGAGAAATTGCTTAGAAAAATTTGATCTATTTCTCTCCTTCATGCTCATTTACTATActatattgaaaatatattaaatatattaggTGATGCTTATATCCTTAAAAGAGACAAGTTTAATGTTCATCAATGCCTCAAGATTGGTTTTAAGATTAAAGAAATGGATTACTTAATATTAATTGGTTTTAAGATTGGTTATATATGTGTAAAAATATTGCATACATCATTAGGATGTTGGGTAGATATTTGAGAAATTTGAGTAAAACACAAACCGTCCTTATTACTTAATAATAATTGTAGGCTCCATTTTGTCTACTCTCACCTTGTTGGAGTCTTCCCGGAAACAATATCTATAACCCCGAATTTCCACACCTACTCCCTTTCATTTCGACAagtaatgtttttaattattatctTTCATTGTTAAGTACATAAAATACAAACCCTCCAACATTTTTAACTCTTACCTTCATGGAAAGAACATATcacctctcttcttttttttatatgtttttcctCATATATTCATTATTTTCTAATTTTGAACACCAGATTGAAATCTCCTTCTCCTTTCATACATCCTCATGTTCTCGTTACCTTCAACTTCTTCCTCcatttctagaaaaaaatatgatgTTTTCTTGAGTTTCAGAGGTGAAGATACCCGCAACAACTTTACCGATCATCTCTATGATGCTCTAAGTAGGAGTGGGATCGTCACTTTCAGAGATGATCCAAAGCTGGAGGCCGGTGAAGAGATCGCACCTGAACTCTTTAAAGCAATTCAGCAATCATGGTGCTCGGTAATCGTTTTTTCACAAACTTATGCCTTTTCAAGTTGGTGCTTGGAGGAGCTTGCTGAGATTGTTAAACAACATAACAACGACGGCCATAAAGTGTTTCCAATTTTTTACCATGTTGATCCTTCTGATTTAAGAAAACAAAAGGAGAAAGTGGAAGAAGCCTTTGCCAGACATAAAAAGAGATACAAAGAAGATAGTGAGAAGATCCAAAGATGGCGAAATGCTTTAATTCAAGTGGCTGCAATCAAGGGATGGCATTTAAATAACAGGTAATTCTTtcatttcttctttattttctagTTTTTTGGATATATATGtataactttttgtttttctttctaatcCTATGTGTTTAACTGAAAAGTGTCATATTTCAATAAAAGAGCAAGTTTTGTATTCTGGCTCCGCAACAGATCTTGCTTTCTTATTCTTGGTTCTTGTTTGCTTCAAAACTATATTATGTTATTCATTGAAAAAGAAAGGGAATTTGAAATATCaacaaaattttattcaaaacattaaaatttcctccTTTTTTCAGGCATGAATCAGAATTTATTAAAGACATTGTTAAGAAGATATCAGCAAAACTATGTCAGACATATCAAGTTACTCATAGCCAAAACTATGTCAGACATATCCAGTTACTCATAGCGACTTGGTTGGAATTAGTGAACGCTTGGAGgatttatatttgaaaataaacattGGGGAAGATGATGTCCGCGTTATAGGAATTTGCGGAATGGGTGGTATCGGTAAAACGACACTCGCAAGAGTTGCTTACACTCAAATGTCATCTCATTTTGAAGGTAAAAGCTTTATTGCTGATATTCGAGAAGTTTCAGACAAATGCGGACTAGTTTCTTTACAGAAACAACTTCTTTCACAGATCTTTCATGGTGAATGCTTCAACTTTTTCGATGTTCATGAAGGGAGTGCCATAATTAGCCATAGATTGTCTCACAAAAAGGTTCTTGTTGTTCTTGATAATGTTGATAACATACAACACTTAAAATGCTTGGTTGGAAGGCACGATTGGTTCGGATTAGGGAGTAGAATCGTTGTAACAACAAGAGATGAACATTTGCTTCGATCTTGGCCGGTTGATGATGTGTATGAGCCCACAACATTGAATCCCAAAGACGCACTTCAACTTTTCAGTCTGAAAGCTTTCCATAGTGATACAGTGCTGAAAGATGATTTCGTTGAGCTTTCTATACATGTTGTAAATTATGCTGGTGGGCTCCCTTTAGCTCTTGAAGTTTTGGGTTCCTTTTTGTGCGGAAGAGATGCGGCTCAATGGAGAAGTGCGATTGAAAGACTTAAAAGAGATTCTAATAAAGAAATTCTCGATAAACTTCGAATCAGTTTTGATGGACTAGAAGAAAGGGAGAAGAATATATTTTTAGATATAGCATGCTTCTTCAATGGGGAGAAGAAAGATTTTGTAATCAAAGTATTAGATGGTTGTGATTTTTTTCCTGATATTGGAATTGATGTTCTCATTAAAAAATCTCTCGTAAAAGTCGATAAACACAACAAAGATTTGAAGATGCATGACTTGTTGCAAGAAATGGGAAGAACAATTGTTAAAGAACAATGTGTTGATGAACCTGGAAAACGTTGCAGATTGTGGGAGGAAAAGGACGTCCATCATGTCCTAACAAAAAACACTGTAAGTCATTCAACAAAAGTTACATACTATTTCTTTTTTATCCTACATTATtcaccatttattttattttcttattgtttgttcttgatttttttttaggCTACAGAAATGATTGAAGGCATAATCATCGATAATAAAAGGTAAGAAGACACACATAAACTTATATCTATGTGTactataaataattattatttttaaatatgataAAAAACTATAGTAAAACTTTTGACATTCAATATTTCAATgtttaattatgaaatttatcTAGCAACATATTTACTTTTTCAAAAGAATCAAAAagaaatgtatgtatttttgaaatattaatggtATATATGTTTTTTGTGAAAATTAATGGTATATATTTAATGTACTAAAAGTGTATATCAATGAATTAGATTATAACATGTCATcaaaaaaatttaatgaaattgtttcatttttaattaTGTGTCATTGTTTGGGTTATTAACTTGTAAATTATGCATTGTTTGCGGACCAAATAAAAATTAACATATTAATTCAATTTTTAGGATTAGGTAATTTAACATCGGATGTGATTGTTAGATACAAGTATCTCTTTAATATgggtatatttaaaaataatttaaattttttttcacgCATTTAAAAGGTTCTTTAAAGGATCATATCTTAATACCCATATACGAATGTGCATTAGATATAAGTATTGGATACGAGTACTTAAAAAACAATATCGATGCAACATAGCTTTTAGATATTAAATGTTTTGTATATTTTGAAGCTCATTCTTTTTTTGCTCATGGATATTAGGGAATCGAGTAAGATGCTCAATTTGAGTGTGGATACCTTCTTGAAGATGAAAAAACTGAGATTGCTCAAAGTGCTTTGCCTCTCAAATTGTGATGATCTCAAATATTTTTCTAATGAATTACGACTTTTAGATTGGACAGGATACCCTTTAAGATACTTGCCTTCAAGCTTTTAACTGGATAATCTTGTCGCACTTCTTTTACCACATAGTCACATTCAACAACTATGGAAGGGAAATAGAGTAAGAATTAACTTATCTTTGTGTTTTagcttattttaatataaattattaaacttTGATTAaggtaaaacaaaacaaaaaaaaatgagcaCTGTTATGTTTTCTCATTTCTTTCTAATTTATTATGGTTTTCAACAGCCCTTGTTTAACTTGAAAATAATGAACCTCAAAGGGTCCCAAAAACTGATCAAGACACCAGACTTCACAACAGCATCAAATCTTGAAGTTTTGATTTTGGAAGGTTGTACCAAATTAGTGGATGTTCATCCATCAATCGGAGTGCTTAAGAGCCTTATACTTTTGAATTTAAGAGATTGCAAAAGTCATAGGAGTCTTCCAACCAAAATTGGAATGGAATCTCTTGAAATATTAATTCTTTCGGGTTGCTCAAGTCTTGTAAGGTTTCCGGAGATTGATGGAAATATGGAACGTCTAAAAACTCTAGATCTTTCCTGTTGTTATAGAGTGGAAAATTTATCGGAGAATTTGCAGCAAGCAAAGTTTTTGGAAAAGCTCGACTTGAGTGAAACAGCCAAAACAGAACCACCATCCTTCATTTGTCAATTTAAAAATCTTAAAGTTCTGTCTTTCAATGGGCGCAAGGGACCATCATATAAGTTATTATCAAATTTACCTTCTCTTTTCAAGGTAATCCAAGGAAGAAGGACGAATCCCATGGCTCGGATGTTGCCTTTGTTGTCAGGTTTGAGTTCTTTAACAGAGCTAAAACTAAGGGACTGCAATCTTTGTGAAGGAGATATTCCACGTGATATTTCTGGTCTATCTTGTTTGGAAAAACTTGATCTTAGTGGTAACAATTTCATCAGCATACCTGCATCTCTTACTCGACTCTCGAAGCTTGGATATCTTGAATTGTCAAATTGCAACATGTGCACTCTTGGTGAAGCAGATACTCATAGTGATATTTCTGGTCTATCCTCTTTGTGGCATCTTGATCTTAGTGGTAACAATTTCATCAGCATACATGCATCTCTTACTCGACTCTCAAAGCTTGAAAATCTTATATTGTCAAATTGCAACATGTGCACTCTTGGTGAAGCAGATACTCATAGTGATATTTCTGGTCTATCCTCTTTGCGTCATCTTGACCTTAGTGGTAACAATTTCATCAGCATACCTGCATCTCTTACTCGACTCTCAAAGCTTCATGTTCTTTACTTGTCAAATTGCAACATGTGCACTCTTGGTGAAGCAGATACTCATTGTGATCTTTCTGGTCTATCCTCTTTGATACGTCTTCATCTTAGTGGTAAGAATTTCATCACCATTCCTTTAGCTCTTACTCAACTTTCCAGGCTCAAATTGCTTAAATTGTCAGGTTGCAAGATGCTTAAATCGTTGCCTGAGCTTCCAACAAGTATACCAGTTCTGTGTATAGATGGTTGTTCTTCACTTGAAGTAGTTGCAAGTCCATCAAAAGTATGCAACTTAGTAGGTTTTAATGACATTACAGCCATTAACTGCTTTAAATTGGCTGAGAAAATCAATGCATTAACACTGCTGAAAGAACATATTAAGGTCGATCAATCTATTTTTTTCTCCCTTACAAAATCTCATACTTGAGAATTTATGGTTTTAGTTACCAAATGActtgtgttttattttgcagGCACTTCCAAATTCAAGAAAAAATTTTCATAAGGGCTTCTTTGATATTATGATGCCCGGAAGTGAAATTCCAGAATGGTTTAGCCAACAAAAAAGTGACTCTTCAATTAAGATACCCCTACCTATCAACCTTCGGAAAGATGGTGAATGGATTGGAGTTGCTTGTTGCTGCATCTTTGTCAATAATGATGCTTCAAGGAATAACGAGTCAATCAGCTGTGATGGATCTATTTTTCGAGGTAGAAATTGTCGACCAATTTGCTGGAGAAACCGGTGGGTAGGTCGACAATTTGACAAGCCCATAATGAAAGATCACCTTTTTCTTCGTTATTTTCCGCGTGATCAATTATATCCATTTTCCTTGGATAAATATGGTGACTGTGAAACCAATAATTTATGGGCAACAGATTGCTTAGATCAAATATGTGATGAGCTTAAGTTGTGTTTCAATACCGAATTTGGACCAAATTACCATTGTGTTAAGGTGAAGAAGTGTGGTGTTAGAATAGTGTATGAGAAAGATTTGGAAGAAATAAAAGAGTTGCAGTGCTATACCACTCAATCTTCTCCAAATTTTGAACATATCCACCAACACTCTGCTCACAACCATGGATCAGTAGGTAGCACTTCTCACATGAAACGAAAACGTAATATCTATGAGGAAACGAAGGAAGAAGAGCCGCAACCAAAATGGATgcaaaattttttcaattttgtaaAGGGCCAATCAAGAAATAAGCATTAACTGTGGTAAACTACTTAACCAACTTTGtcctattaattttttttttttttacacatcTTGTATTTCATTTAAACAATTATTCTACACTTATTTTGTGTATGAGATATGATCCTTCCATTATAtgccaaaatattttaaaaattttattcatactcATATTGAATATGTACGTATCTCAAATGTTGATAACATTTTTTTATaccatttaaaattttagtcacttaattcATTCCTTTTACATAATCGAAATGTGTCCATTTTAATTGGTttcacttttttattttattaaaattttattttcattatatatatttacttacatCTATATTTTATTTGTAGGTTGAAGACGAAGCAATTTGAAACAAAATTGTGAgacactttttattttattaaaattttatttccatTATATATATTCACTTACATCTATATTTTATTTGTATGTTGAAGGCAAAGCAACTTGAAACAAAATTGTGAGACAAAAATGGAGACGAAACAAGTAATAATAAAGTGAGAATCCTTTAATAAGGATCGATCATAATTTCAGTTGAGTTAAAAATCAGTTTATTTTTATTGGAGACCAACTTATGTGTTCAATTTAATTAGTCAAAAATGTTTTTATATATTTGGAAGATTAATTATAAATCCTTAATAGTACTTAAATAGATTTAATTCCTTCTAATAAAGTATCATTTAAATTTCATGGCTTGAAGTACCAATAACATTATTCCAACTCTtcagtttatattttttataaattatttatgtttagacatttattttaatatttattcaaATATGAATACAAAGTATGCTCTTTTATTCAATTTGAAAATCTTTTCTGTGTGAGACACTTATTCATTGTTTTGTACTTGTCTGTAACACCCCCAAATTTCTTATGTCTGTTTCTATTAAATTTTGACACTAATatgtatctgtttcagtggttaagtctTTTAGGTGTGTGTGTGATATCCCCCTGCCTTTGGGTTTTCCAAAAATTCTTCTCCCTTTTGACCTTTTTTTTTCCTCATCTTCCCTTTTCATTCATCTTCTTTTTCCTCTCATTTTCGACTATTCAATTCGTGTTGTTGTGTGCAATTCCCGATTGTGTTCTTTTCTGTAAGTCATGTTTCGTTTAATCCTTACGCTTTTGGTTAAGTGTTTGATAAAAGGGTTGTTTGTCGCTCTCAGTTATTTGGCTGGGGTTCCTGCAGCAAATTAGGTGTTGGGGTTTCTGTCGATAACGATAAGTTTTCGCGTACGTTAACTGGTGTTGTTCGGCTTTGAGTTGTGAATTGTTTTTTTTTCGATTGAGTTTCCGTTAGTGTTTCTAAATTTGAACTTTGAAAATGTCTATTATAGGTTTTGAAAGGCTCGAGTTTATTTCCACATCAAaatgataccaggtgtgtacccaaaacgtAAAAAACAAGgtttcgacaaaagccgaaaaagaTATAAGTTGTGTAAAGCAGATTGCTTCCTTGCTACACGTTTGTGAGCAAGTAAATTGTTCTTTATTTCTTCCTCCTTTGTTCTCTGTCTTATTCACTTCTTTTG
This is a stretch of genomic DNA from Gossypium arboreum isolate Shixiya-1 chromosome 11, ASM2569848v2, whole genome shotgun sequence. It encodes these proteins:
- the LOC128283988 gene encoding disease resistance protein RPV1-like, which codes for MFSLPSTSSSISRKKYDVFLSFRGEDTRNNFTDHLYDALSRSGIVTFRDDPKLEAGEEIAPELFKAIQQSWCSVIVFSQTYAFSSWCLEELAEIVKQHNNDGHKVFPIFYHVDPSDLRKQKEKVEEAFARHKKRYKEDSEKIQRWRNALIQVAAIKGWHLNNR
- the LOC108471850 gene encoding TMV resistance protein N-like; this encodes MGGIGKTTLARVAYTQMSSHFEGKSFIADIREVSDKCGLVSLQKQLLSQIFHGECFNFFDVHEGSAIISHRLSHKKVLVVLDNVDNIQHLKCLVGRHDWFGLGSRIVVTTRDEHLLRSWPVDDVYEPTTLNPKDALQLFSLKAFHSDTVLKDDFVELSIHVVNYAGGLPLALEVLGSFLCGRDAAQWRSAIERLKRDSNKEILDKLRISFDGLEEREKNIFLDIACFFNGEKKDFVIKVLDGCDFFPDIGIDVLIKKSLVKVDKHNKDLKMHDLLQEMGRTIVKEQCVDEPGKRCRLWEEKDVHHVLTKNTATEMIEGIIIDNKRESSKMLNLSVDTFLKMKKLRLLKVLCLSNCDDLKYFSNELRLLDWTGYPLRYLPSSF
- the LOC108471849 gene encoding disease resistance protein RPV1-like is translated as MSTVMFSHFFLIYYGFQQPLFNLKIMNLKGSQKLIKTPDFTTASNLEVLILEGCTKLVDVHPSIGVLKSLILLNLRDCKSHRSLPTKIGMESLEILILSGCSSLVRFPEIDGNMERLKTLDLSCCYRVENLSENLQQAKFLEKLDLSETAKTEPPSFICQFKNLKVLSFNGRKGPSYKLLSNLPSLFKVIQGRRTNPMARMLPLLSGLSSLTELKLRDCNLCEGDIPRDISGLSCLEKLDLSGNNFISIPASLTRLSKLGYLELSNCNMCTLGEADTHSDISGLSSLWHLDLSGNNFISIHASLTRLSKLENLILSNCNMCTLGEADTHSDISGLSSLRHLDLSGNNFISIPASLTRLSKLHVLYLSNCNMCTLGEADTHCDLSGLSSLIRLHLSGTSKFKKKFS